In Shouchella patagoniensis, the following are encoded in one genomic region:
- a CDS encoding NAD(P)/FAD-dependent oxidoreductase: MKKLVVLGAGYGGMRVLQRLLPNDLPKDWEIILVDQLPYHCLKTEYYALAAGTASDHHLRVTFPEDARLQVKYATVTSIHPKDHVIELDTGESIQFDKLVIGLGCTDKYHGVPGADQYTHSIQTMGATRKTYETLNNVRPEGVVSIVGAGLSGVELASELRESRPDLTIRLFDRGDSVMSQFPKKLSSYVQNWFVEHGVDVSNNSNITKVEPGALYNHDERIETDAVIWTAGVQPVGVVRDLDVEKDRSGRIILTPQHFIPNQPDVFVVGDCASLPHAPSAQLAEGQAEQIVTILKHQWKGEELPASMPRIKLKGVLGSLGKKHGFGMMGERPLTGRVARILKSGVLWMYKYHSG; encoded by the coding sequence ATGAAAAAACTCGTCGTACTAGGAGCAGGTTACGGAGGCATGCGCGTATTACAGCGATTACTTCCAAATGATTTACCTAAAGACTGGGAAATTATATTAGTGGATCAACTCCCATACCATTGCTTAAAAACCGAATATTACGCATTAGCAGCAGGGACTGCTTCCGATCATCATTTACGAGTCACCTTCCCCGAAGATGCTCGTTTACAAGTTAAATACGCAACAGTAACTTCCATTCATCCAAAAGACCATGTCATTGAACTTGATACTGGTGAATCAATTCAGTTTGATAAACTTGTCATTGGACTTGGTTGTACCGATAAATACCACGGCGTACCAGGAGCAGACCAATATACACATAGTATTCAAACAATGGGTGCAACACGTAAAACTTACGAAACTTTAAATAACGTTCGTCCTGAAGGTGTCGTTTCAATCGTTGGAGCTGGTTTGAGCGGGGTAGAATTAGCTAGTGAGCTCAGGGAAAGTAGACCGGATTTAACAATCCGCTTATTTGACCGCGGAGATTCTGTCATGTCTCAGTTCCCAAAAAAATTAAGTAGCTATGTTCAAAATTGGTTTGTAGAACATGGTGTCGATGTTAGCAATAATTCAAATATAACTAAAGTCGAGCCCGGTGCACTATACAATCATGATGAACGAATTGAAACGGATGCTGTAATTTGGACAGCTGGTGTTCAACCTGTTGGCGTGGTACGTGATTTGGATGTTGAAAAAGATCGTTCTGGTCGAATTATTCTAACACCTCAACATTTTATCCCTAATCAACCTGATGTGTTTGTGGTTGGTGATTGCGCCAGCTTGCCTCACGCACCTAGTGCACAACTTGCTGAAGGACAAGCGGAGCAAATTGTGACCATTTTAAAGCATCAATGGAAAGGCGAAGAGTTACCTGCATCAATGCCTCGAATTAAATTAAAAGGCGTACTCGGATCGCTTGGAAAAAAACATGGCTTTGGTATGATGGGTGAACGTCCCCTGACTGGTCGGGTTGCCCGCATCTTAAAAAGTGGCGTTCTATGGATGTACAAATACCATTCTGGTTGA
- a CDS encoding YuzD family protein → MIAIRLTVYGAEQKCASCVHLPSALETKEWLEAALLRKFPDEALEFHYVDIEHPNSEEERLYAEAILNDEYFYPLLVLNGEIVAEGNPSLKQITKKVEELTTSPSREML, encoded by the coding sequence ATGATTGCAATTCGATTGACAGTATATGGAGCAGAACAAAAATGTGCATCTTGCGTCCATCTGCCAAGCGCACTTGAGACAAAGGAATGGTTAGAGGCTGCCTTATTAAGAAAGTTCCCTGATGAAGCGCTTGAATTTCATTATGTGGATATTGAACACCCAAACTCAGAAGAAGAAAGGCTGTATGCCGAAGCAATTTTAAATGATGAGTATTTTTATCCACTGTTAGTTTTGAACGGTGAGATTGTAGCAGAAGGGAACCCTAGCTTAAAGCAGATAACAAAAAAAGTGGAGGAATTAACTACTAGTCCTTCAAGAGAAATGCTTTGA
- a CDS encoding NifU family protein — protein METSTDMMEQVQEVLDKLRPFLLRDGGDVELVDVEDGIVKVRLLGACGSCPSSTITLKAGIERALLEEVPGVTEIEQVF, from the coding sequence ATGGAAACAAGCACAGATATGATGGAGCAAGTACAAGAAGTCTTGGATAAGCTTCGTCCGTTTTTACTACGTGATGGTGGAGACGTTGAACTTGTTGATGTGGAAGACGGAATTGTAAAAGTACGCCTATTAGGCGCTTGCGGTTCTTGCCCAAGCTCTACAATTACGTTGAAAGCCGGTATCGAGCGTGCGCTTTTGGAAGAAGTTCCTGGCGTAACGGAGATCGAGCAAGTATTTTAA